GATCTCGTCCAGTTCCGCCTGGCCGCAGATACTACGGAGAGTCGTCTGGGCAAGCTGGGAGGTGGCGTACAGGAAGTTTTCCACCTCCGTCACCGCGGACGTGGCGTCGACGACGCGGAAATAGATCACCGCGTTCACCTTGATGGAGACGTTGTCCCGGGTGATGACGTCCTGGGGCGGGACGTCCATGGTGATGGTCCGCATGTCCACCTTCACCATCCGGTCGACCACGGGAATCAGGATGATGAGGCCCGGCCCCTTCTGGTCGATGATCCGCCCCAGGCGGAAGACGACGGCCCGCTCGTACTCGTTGAGAACCCGCAGGGCCGACGCAAGAAACATGATGACGAGAATGACAATGGTCGTAATGATGGTCAGCGACATGGATCAATCCTCCTTTTTTTAAAGCCCTTCCACTTTGAGCCGGAGTCCCTGCACCTCCAGGACCCGTATTTTCCGGTCCTTCCCGATCGGCTGATCGCTGCAGGCGTTCCAGTATTCCCCCTTCACGAAGACCTTGCCCTCTTCAAGGACATCCGTCACCGCATACCCTTCCGCACCCACCATGCCCTCGCTTCCCGTCCGCTTCTGCCGGAGCTGGGCCTTTACCGCCAGGCTGATGACACCGGCAAAGAACAGCGATATGAGGATTACCGCCGGTATGAGGACACCCCATGAGACCCGGAGGGCCGGCTCGGGAGACTCGAACAGGAGCAGCGAGCCCAGGACCAG
This genomic window from Syntrophaceae bacterium contains:
- a CDS encoding slipin family protein; protein product: MSLTIITTIVILVIMFLASALRVLNEYERAVVFRLGRIIDQKGPGLIILIPVVDRMVKVDMRTITMDVPPQDVITRDNVSIKVNAVIYFRVVDATSAVTEVENFLYATSQLAQTTLRSICGQAELDEILSEREKINLHLQEILDRSTDPWGIKVSLVEVKHIDLPEEMKRAMAKQAEAERERRAKVINAEGEFQAAQKLIEAAALMETQPMSLQLRYLQTLNQIASENNSTTLFPIPIDLLTPFLKKA